A stretch of Haloprofundus halophilus DNA encodes these proteins:
- a CDS encoding DMT family transporter, whose protein sequence is MVTKRSLVFFALASVFFGGVFVAAKAGLSYFPPLLFVALRFDVAAAVLLGYVALTTAREDLLPSTRGDVAGILATGVLAIGLANGLLFVGQQHVSSAVGSIIFSLSPIFTPLLAAFLLSDERLSRRGGVGVLVGLVGVALVVGVDPQNLLGGGVVGKAVVLGGAASAALGGVLIRRADGTLSSTVRTAWALPVSALMVHGMSLGAGESLSAVSWTPAAFVALVYVSVFAGAVAYIAYFDLLDDVGAIRASLVFYVSPVVATLGGWALLGEAISLSTVAGFGVIFAGFVILGSEELEGRLPELAARLSTGEPSTVLTDGGRDAESRTGCDAD, encoded by the coding sequence GTGGTCACCAAACGCTCGCTCGTCTTCTTCGCGCTCGCCAGCGTCTTCTTCGGGGGCGTGTTCGTCGCCGCCAAAGCCGGACTCTCGTACTTCCCGCCGCTTCTGTTCGTCGCGCTCCGCTTCGACGTCGCGGCGGCGGTACTCCTCGGCTACGTGGCGCTCACGACGGCCCGCGAGGACCTCCTCCCTTCGACGCGCGGCGATGTCGCGGGCATTCTCGCCACCGGCGTGCTCGCCATCGGCCTCGCCAACGGTCTCCTGTTCGTCGGCCAGCAGCACGTCTCCAGCGCCGTCGGCTCTATCATCTTCAGCCTCTCGCCCATCTTCACGCCGCTTCTCGCGGCGTTTCTGCTCTCCGACGAGCGACTCTCGCGCCGCGGCGGCGTCGGCGTGCTCGTCGGACTCGTCGGCGTGGCGCTCGTCGTCGGCGTCGACCCGCAAAACCTGCTCGGCGGCGGCGTCGTCGGCAAGGCCGTCGTCCTCGGCGGTGCGGCGAGCGCGGCGCTCGGCGGGGTGCTCATCCGCCGCGCCGACGGCACGCTGTCGAGCACCGTCCGAACCGCGTGGGCGCTCCCCGTGAGCGCGCTGATGGTCCACGGCATGAGCCTCGGCGCGGGCGAATCGCTCTCGGCCGTCTCGTGGACGCCCGCCGCCTTCGTCGCGCTCGTCTACGTCAGCGTGTTCGCGGGCGCTGTCGCCTACATCGCCTACTTCGACCTGCTCGACGACGTGGGCGCGATTCGCGCGAGCCTCGTCTTCTACGTCAGCCCCGTCGTCGCGACGCTCGGCGGGTGGGCGTTGTTGGGTGAGGCCATCTCGCTGTCGACCGTCGCGGGCTTCGGCGTCATCTTCGCCGGGTTCGTGATTCTCGGCTCCGAGGAGCTCGAAGGTCGGCTGCCGGAACTCGCGGCCCGATTATCGACCGGCGAACCGTCGACGGTGCTGACCGACGGCGGCCGCGACGCGGAGAGTCGGACGGGTTGCGACGCGGACTGA
- a CDS encoding amidohydrolase — MTDVADRKRRAVEAIDAHADDIVTFAEDVEAEPELGFKETETTRKVVAELEGMGLDVEENIAVTGAKARLGTDATGGPDDADEFVVAVLGELDALVNPAHPKANPETGACHACGHHAQLANLVGAAYGLTAAGVVDDLEGAIDFVAVPAEEYLDLGYRRTLVENGEVEFLGGKQELIRRGHLDDVDCAMMIHAGSDTPERVVTSDFSSNGFVGKFVTYEGKESHAGAAPEEGVNALNAAMLGMNAVHANRETFADDDHVRVHPIVTNGGDGVNVVPSDVRMESYVRASTVDAVEDANGKTNRALKSGAMAVGADVEIEDYPGYMPLRTDETMVSTYDANVSELLGEDALTPGKPHLTGSTDMGDVTQIIPGIHPYVGGFSGAVHARDFEVVDAEMAYVIPAKLTAMLAIDLLADPEKQAAIRAAKAEKRSVEEYLDIVRGMRETVVGEYSG; from the coding sequence ATGACCGACGTAGCCGACCGAAAACGCCGGGCCGTCGAAGCCATCGACGCGCACGCCGACGACATCGTCACCTTCGCCGAAGACGTCGAAGCGGAACCGGAACTCGGGTTCAAAGAGACCGAGACGACCAGAAAGGTCGTCGCCGAACTGGAGGGGATGGGGCTCGATGTCGAGGAGAACATCGCCGTCACCGGAGCGAAGGCGCGGCTGGGAACCGACGCAACCGGCGGACCGGACGATGCGGACGAGTTCGTCGTCGCCGTCCTCGGCGAACTCGACGCGCTCGTCAACCCCGCACACCCGAAAGCCAACCCCGAGACGGGGGCGTGTCACGCCTGCGGCCACCACGCCCAACTGGCGAACCTCGTCGGCGCGGCGTACGGCCTCACCGCCGCGGGCGTCGTCGACGACCTGGAGGGTGCTATCGACTTCGTCGCCGTCCCCGCCGAAGAGTATCTCGACCTGGGTTACCGCCGGACGCTGGTCGAGAACGGTGAGGTGGAGTTCCTCGGCGGCAAGCAGGAACTCATCCGCCGCGGTCACCTCGACGATGTCGACTGCGCGATGATGATACACGCCGGGAGCGACACCCCCGAGCGCGTCGTCACGAGCGACTTCTCCTCGAACGGCTTCGTCGGCAAGTTCGTCACCTACGAAGGGAAGGAGTCGCACGCGGGCGCCGCCCCCGAGGAGGGCGTCAACGCGCTCAACGCGGCGATGCTCGGGATGAACGCCGTCCACGCCAACCGCGAGACGTTCGCCGACGACGACCACGTCCGCGTCCACCCCATCGTCACGAACGGCGGCGACGGCGTCAACGTCGTCCCCAGCGACGTGCGGATGGAGTCGTACGTCCGCGCGAGCACCGTCGATGCCGTCGAGGACGCCAACGGGAAGACTAATCGTGCACTGAAATCCGGCGCGATGGCCGTCGGCGCGGATGTCGAAATCGAGGACTACCCGGGTTACATGCCGCTGCGGACCGACGAGACGATGGTCTCGACGTACGACGCGAACGTCTCCGAACTCCTGGGCGAGGACGCGCTGACGCCGGGCAAACCCCACCTCACCGGGTCGACGGACATGGGCGACGTGACGCAGATTATCCCCGGCATCCACCCCTACGTCGGCGGGTTCTCGGGGGCGGTCCACGCCCGCGACTTCGAGGTCGTCGACGCGGAGATGGCGTACGTGATTCCGGCGAAGCTGACGGCGATGCTGGCCATCGACCTCCTGGCCGACCCCGAGAAGCAGGCCGCGATTCGGGCGGCGAAAGCCGAAAAGCGGTCCGTCGAGGAGTATCTGGATATCGTACGCGGAATGCGCGAGACGGTCGTCGGCGAGTACAGCGGGTGA
- a CDS encoding acetyl-CoA synthetase, producing MNVLGEIVARDRRSDRSAVHVPAADRTMSYHDFCTTAWKAGNVFRHLGLASGRGVEVEPAESPESLLAFFGAALLGSPVRFEVRGDAGTRLVVTTADRETGFDPAPGTKLVVYGGRPTRPETTHWETEVWSENPAIPPYDVTPSTPALAADETYAHEELLEFAEGVVDEYALTDASRVVVRSSLSHPGAVVAGVVAPLLTGATVVLADADAGKSGEVAVSPTDDAPEPIVVDPTAVLAR from the coding sequence GTGAACGTTCTGGGAGAGATTGTCGCGCGCGACCGGCGGTCCGACCGCTCGGCGGTCCACGTTCCGGCGGCCGACCGAACGATGAGTTACCACGACTTCTGTACGACGGCGTGGAAAGCCGGGAACGTCTTTCGACATCTCGGCCTCGCGAGCGGCCGAGGCGTCGAAGTCGAACCCGCGGAGTCGCCGGAGTCACTGCTCGCATTTTTCGGCGCGGCGTTGCTCGGGTCGCCCGTCCGATTCGAGGTCCGCGGCGACGCCGGGACGCGCCTCGTCGTCACCACCGCCGACCGGGAGACGGGGTTCGACCCCGCACCAGGCACGAAACTCGTCGTCTACGGCGGCCGCCCGACCCGTCCGGAGACGACTCACTGGGAGACGGAGGTCTGGAGCGAGAACCCGGCGATACCGCCGTACGACGTGACTCCCTCCACACCGGCGCTCGCCGCCGACGAGACGTACGCGCACGAGGAACTGCTGGAGTTCGCCGAGGGCGTCGTCGACGAGTACGCTCTGACCGACGCCTCCCGCGTCGTCGTCCGGAGTTCGCTGTCGCACCCCGGCGCCGTCGTCGCGGGCGTCGTTGCGCCGCTTCTCACCGGTGCGACGGTCGTTCTCGCCGACGCCGACGCGGGGAAGTCCGGAGAGGTTGCCGTGAGTCCGACGGACGACGCGCCGGAACCCATCGTCGTCGACCCGACGGCCGTCCTCGCTCGGTAG
- a CDS encoding helix-turn-helix transcriptional regulator, which produces MESALEDIEFLALSVNRVEVLNAVAETPHTRRDLQERTGASQPTLGRILRDFEERNWVEATGREYAATPTGRLVADGFSNLREIVETEQKLRQVANWLPTEAMTFDLRRLRDATITTPTQTRPNAPVQRVLELLRDAERVEIVSYAFNEQSMDVVRRRVADEGQTFEGVFSASAIDAIADDSALRERLRELVDLPGAELRVVDDDVPVALTVADDVVHLFLRDDDGLLQASVDTDDEAVLTWARDVHGWYRNEARPLDADDFAD; this is translated from the coding sequence ATGGAATCGGCGCTCGAAGATATCGAGTTTCTCGCGCTCTCGGTGAACCGGGTCGAGGTGTTGAACGCGGTGGCCGAAACACCCCACACGCGCCGTGATCTCCAGGAGCGAACTGGCGCGTCACAGCCGACGCTCGGCCGCATTCTCCGGGACTTCGAGGAGCGAAACTGGGTCGAGGCGACGGGCCGAGAGTACGCGGCGACGCCGACCGGACGGTTAGTCGCGGACGGATTCTCGAACCTCCGCGAAATCGTCGAGACCGAACAGAAACTCCGTCAGGTCGCCAACTGGCTCCCCACCGAGGCGATGACGTTCGACCTCAGACGGCTCCGAGACGCGACAATCACGACACCGACGCAGACGCGTCCGAACGCCCCGGTCCAGCGCGTGCTGGAGCTGCTGCGCGACGCCGAACGCGTCGAGATAGTCTCGTACGCGTTCAACGAACAGAGTATGGACGTGGTTCGACGACGCGTCGCCGACGAGGGGCAGACGTTCGAGGGGGTCTTCTCGGCGAGCGCCATCGACGCCATCGCCGACGACTCCGCGCTCCGCGAACGCCTTCGGGAGTTGGTCGACCTGCCCGGCGCGGAACTCCGCGTCGTCGACGACGACGTACCCGTCGCGCTCACCGTCGCCGACGACGTGGTCCACCTCTTTCTGCGCGACGACGACGGCCTCTTACAGGCCTCGGTCGACACCGACGACGAGGCCGTGCTGACGTGGGCGCGCGACGTTCACGGCTGGTACCGGAACGAGGCCCGGCCGCTGGACGCCGACGACTTCGCCGACTGA
- a CDS encoding glutathione-independent formaldehyde dehydrogenase, whose amino-acid sequence MNAVVYKGPNEVAVEEVDEPELEHPNDVIVDITTSAICGSDLHMYEGRTSADPGIVFGHENMGIVEQVGEGVDTLEEGDRVVMPFNVACGFCQNCENGYTGFCTNVNPGFAGGAYGYVAMGPYKGGQAEKLRVPYADFNALKLPEGDEHEDAFALLADIFPTGWHGTRLADLQPGESIAVYGAGPVGLMAAYSAKIQGASEIYVVDRVDSRLELAEQHCDAMPINFEESDPVEQIKDAHGEGVDKGVDAVGYQAIDPETDVSDDAYDPARENPAVVLNQLIQTVRATGKLGIPGLYVPSDPGAPDEMAAQGRLGIDFGKLFEKGIALGTGQCNVKRYNRQLRDMIIEGRADPTFVVSHRVGLDEAPEMYERFDSREEGVTKVLLEP is encoded by the coding sequence ATGAACGCAGTGGTTTACAAAGGACCGAACGAGGTCGCCGTCGAGGAAGTGGACGAACCGGAACTCGAACACCCGAACGATGTCATCGTCGACATCACGACGTCGGCCATCTGTGGGTCGGACCTCCACATGTACGAGGGGCGAACGTCGGCGGACCCGGGCATCGTTTTCGGGCACGAGAACATGGGCATCGTCGAGCAAGTCGGCGAGGGTGTCGACACGTTGGAGGAGGGAGACCGCGTCGTCATGCCGTTCAACGTCGCCTGCGGTTTCTGTCAGAACTGTGAGAACGGCTACACGGGGTTCTGTACGAACGTCAACCCCGGATTCGCCGGTGGCGCGTACGGCTACGTCGCGATGGGTCCGTACAAGGGCGGACAGGCCGAGAAGCTTCGGGTACCGTACGCCGACTTCAACGCGCTGAAACTGCCGGAGGGTGACGAACACGAGGACGCGTTCGCGCTCCTCGCGGACATCTTCCCGACGGGATGGCACGGAACCCGACTCGCGGACCTCCAGCCGGGCGAGTCCATCGCCGTCTACGGGGCGGGTCCGGTCGGGCTGATGGCGGCGTACAGCGCGAAGATTCAGGGTGCCTCCGAGATCTACGTCGTCGACCGCGTCGACAGTCGCCTCGAACTCGCCGAGCAGCACTGCGACGCGATGCCCATCAACTTCGAGGAGTCCGACCCGGTCGAGCAGATCAAAGACGCCCACGGCGAAGGTGTCGACAAAGGCGTCGACGCGGTCGGCTACCAGGCTATCGACCCCGAGACGGACGTCAGCGACGACGCGTACGACCCGGCGCGGGAGAACCCGGCAGTCGTCCTCAACCAGCTCATCCAGACCGTCCGCGCGACCGGGAAGCTCGGTATTCCGGGACTCTACGTCCCCTCCGACCCGGGTGCGCCCGACGAGATGGCCGCGCAGGGTCGACTCGGTATCGACTTCGGAAAACTGTTCGAGAAGGGTATCGCGCTCGGCACTGGACAGTGCAACGTCAAGCGCTACAACCGACAGCTCCGGGACATGATCATCGAGGGTCGCGCCGACCCGACGTTCGTCGTCTCGCATCGCGTCGGCCTCGACGAAGCGCCCGAGATGTACGAGCGCTTCGACAGCCGCGAGGAGGGCGTCACCAAGGTGCTACTGGAGCCGTAG